From a single Miscanthus floridulus cultivar M001 chromosome 8, ASM1932011v1, whole genome shotgun sequence genomic region:
- the LOC136468696 gene encoding 14-3-3-like protein GF14 iota yields MELEELVYQSKLAQMAGRYEDMFEIMSSAAMMGVELTEESKVLFSIAYQNVASGKRASLRRLESVEKTEKSKGNLTSVRMVKAYRQKVKDELIRLCHNMLELIDIHLLPHSLVPRSWILLNKMKGDGYRLLASLSEEHEMKSFCDKSLSAYELASETAKASLHNCDALKLALDLNTGLILSVQKVINK; encoded by the exons ATGGAGTTGGAGGAGTTGGTCTACCAGTCGAAGCTCGCGCAGATGGCGGGCCGCTACGAGG ATATGTTTGAGATTATGAGTTCTGCTGCAATGATGGGTGTCGAGCTTACTGAAGAAAGCAAAGTGCTGTTCTCAATTGCCTATCAGAATGTGGCAAGTGGAAAGAGGGCCTCCCTGCGTAGGCTAGAATCTGTGGAAAAGACAGAGAAGAGCAAGGGAAACCTGACTTCAGTGAGGATGGTTAAAGCCTACCGTCAGAAGGTTAAGGATGAGCTCATTAGGCTGTGCCACAACATGCTGGAACTGATAGACATTCATCTTCTGCCACACTCACTTGTTCCTAGGAGTTGGATCTTGCTGAACAAGAT GAAAGGAGATGGTTACAGACTGCTGGCTTCTCTTTCAGAAGAACATGAAATGAAAAGTTTCTGTGATAAATCATTGAGTGCCTACGAG CTGGCATCTGAGACTGCAAAGGCAAGCCTCCACAATTGTGATGCCCTTAAGCTTGCACTAGACCTCAATACAGGTCTCatcttgtcggtgcagaaagtgatcaacaagtaa